A DNA window from Candidatus Neomarinimicrobiota bacterium contains the following coding sequences:
- a CDS encoding TonB-dependent receptor — translation MLRPIKLAIPLLLIALLATTLVAQPQHGQGRGGGNRPSNGIVGKILDDVSGVPVQYANIMLHDSDSEAAITGTITDERGRFHITPVKPGHYFVTIKFMGYDELRIDSLTITMATPMAMIGEVFIVPATMSGESVVVERERTTMEYKIDKKVINVGQDLTSSSGTAVEVLENVPSVQVDIEGNVELRGSSNFTVLIDNRPSILEGNEALQTIPASTIESIEIITNPSAAYDPDGVSGIINIITKKSKLEGMSGIANLNVGTLGQVGGDFLLNYRNHKYTAYISAAYHTRIYEGQDTSLSQTTVGDTVYSVGQLGDNRFQHGGYRLRTGVDFNISDKDIFGVKLSYGSRGFSRSGENSFSEYTNLFMVPILSTSEAISERGGAYYSLGANYEHQFNGPTHRLAIDGSYSIRRSDEESTTEQFDVSGNQISGKITTEEGPTTRGRLEVKYEQPFANDGKLEAGYQIRYGLSADESGLQRWDSGTADYVTVTSYDYDTEYKRDIQSLFGVLSTNIGKLGVQGGFRAEYTFRNISVIDSIDFEIDRWDYFPTLHLSYNITPTKKFMTSYSRRIRRPRGWFLEPFETWTDAYNVRVGNPGLLPQYINSAEAGYMQYFGKNMLSAEVYVRETTNLVEGVQSVYSENVILHTFDNVGNSLSVGSELSLRLLPFKWWDFNLMGNIYHYEINDQPASFNQNIESDNWSLRFNNNFTVNSMIKLQMNAMYNSPSVTAQGEREAMFFLNGGARINIIENKLSASINVRDILDTGDHEFTSQGDGWYRYQSSDRVAPIYSVSLKYIFNNYRSKDRGGNGDAMNGGESAEGDDF, via the coding sequence ATGCTTCGACCTATAAAACTTGCCATCCCCTTATTATTGATTGCCCTTTTAGCCACTACCCTTGTTGCTCAACCTCAACACGGTCAGGGAAGAGGTGGTGGGAACCGACCCAGCAACGGCATTGTTGGTAAAATCCTGGATGATGTGTCAGGAGTTCCCGTACAATACGCCAATATCATGCTCCACGATAGTGATAGCGAGGCCGCCATAACAGGTACCATCACGGATGAAAGAGGCAGATTCCACATAACACCTGTCAAACCGGGCCACTATTTCGTGACCATCAAATTCATGGGTTATGATGAATTGAGAATCGATAGTCTTACCATCACCATGGCGACACCCATGGCCATGATAGGTGAGGTCTTTATCGTACCGGCCACCATGTCAGGTGAATCAGTGGTGGTTGAACGAGAACGTACTACCATGGAATACAAGATTGATAAAAAAGTGATCAACGTCGGTCAGGACCTCACATCCAGTTCAGGGACGGCAGTTGAAGTGCTGGAGAATGTGCCTTCAGTTCAGGTAGATATAGAGGGTAATGTTGAACTCAGGGGTAGCAGTAATTTTACCGTTCTTATTGACAACCGGCCTTCTATTCTGGAGGGAAATGAAGCCCTCCAAACCATCCCCGCCAGTACCATCGAGAGTATTGAAATCATCACCAATCCATCAGCAGCATATGATCCAGATGGGGTTTCAGGTATTATTAATATCATCACCAAGAAAAGTAAACTTGAGGGTATGAGTGGTATAGCTAACCTGAATGTAGGGACGTTGGGACAAGTGGGTGGTGATTTCCTTCTCAATTATCGCAACCATAAATACACCGCCTACATCAGTGCTGCCTACCATACTCGCATATACGAAGGTCAGGATACAAGTCTTAGCCAGACGACAGTTGGGGATACAGTTTATTCTGTGGGTCAGCTGGGTGATAATCGCTTTCAGCATGGTGGCTACCGACTTCGCACGGGAGTTGACTTCAATATCTCCGACAAGGACATTTTTGGTGTCAAGCTTTCCTATGGGTCGAGAGGGTTTAGCCGGTCTGGCGAAAACTCATTCTCTGAGTATACCAACCTTTTTATGGTTCCAATACTATCTACTTCAGAAGCCATCTCTGAGCGCGGAGGTGCCTATTATAGTCTTGGTGCCAACTATGAGCATCAATTCAATGGCCCCACCCATCGCCTCGCCATAGATGGAAGCTACAGTATTCGAAGATCAGATGAGGAAAGTACGACGGAACAATTTGATGTTAGCGGGAACCAGATAAGCGGAAAAATCACGACAGAAGAAGGACCCACAACGCGAGGTCGTCTCGAGGTTAAATACGAACAACCCTTCGCCAATGACGGCAAGTTGGAAGCTGGTTACCAAATTCGTTATGGACTTTCAGCAGATGAAAGTGGTCTCCAGAGATGGGATTCCGGGACGGCTGATTATGTGACTGTGACTTCCTATGATTATGATACAGAGTACAAACGCGACATTCAATCTCTATTTGGTGTCCTTTCTACAAATATTGGCAAGCTGGGTGTACAGGGTGGTTTTCGTGCAGAGTATACATTCAGAAACATCTCTGTAATTGATAGCATAGATTTTGAGATCGATCGTTGGGATTATTTCCCAACACTTCACCTGTCTTATAATATCACACCAACCAAAAAATTCATGACCAGCTATTCCAGACGGATACGCCGTCCCCGGGGCTGGTTTCTGGAACCCTTCGAAACCTGGACAGATGCCTATAATGTGAGAGTGGGAAATCCTGGACTGCTTCCCCAATACATCAACTCCGCTGAAGCCGGGTATATGCAATATTTTGGGAAAAACATGCTCTCGGCTGAGGTTTATGTCCGCGAAACCACCAACCTGGTTGAGGGGGTTCAAAGTGTGTATTCAGAGAATGTCATTTTGCATACTTTTGATAATGTGGGAAATTCGCTCTCCGTCGGTAGTGAACTTTCCTTGCGTCTTTTGCCGTTTAAGTGGTGGGATTTTAATCTCATGGGCAATATATATCATTACGAAATCAATGATCAACCAGCCAGTTTCAATCAGAACATCGAAAGCGACAACTGGTCCCTGCGTTTCAACAATAACTTCACTGTCAATAGCATGATCAAGTTGCAGATGAACGCCATGTACAATAGCCCATCTGTTACCGCGCAAGGCGAACGCGAAGCCATGTTCTTCCTCAATGGCGGTGCTCGTATCAATATTATTGAGAACAAGCTCAGTGCTTCAATCAATGTGCGTGATATCCTGGATACTGGTGACCATGAGTTTACCAGTCAGGGTGACGGCTGGTATCGTTATCAGTCCTCTGATAGAGTAGCACCAATCTATTCAGTTTCCCTCAAATACATTTTCAACAATTATCGGTCAAAGGACCGAGGTGGGAATGGTGATGCTATGAATGGTGGAGAAAGCGCTGAGGGTGATGACTTCTAG
- a CDS encoding fumarylacetoacetate hydrolase family protein, translating into MKIVSYKADDTHRSGLIIQDRVYDIQKGGETIGVELPSTVLELLNLEESGMEFLQTLNLRIKRGLGVSAVKNAELLAPIPYPPSCRDAYAFRQHVATARRNRGVPMIPEFDEFPIFYFTNHNAIFGPGEVVVEADHLHKLDFELEVAVVIGKWGKNIASKDADAYIAGFTIMNDLSARLLQMEEMKLNLGPAKGKDFATTIGPWLVTPDELDDYKIETDFGATYSLGMQAFHNGTQISDGNMKDMTWTFAEIIERASYGVELFPGDVIGSGTVGSGCYLELNGTAAIEAKEAGEDFTPVWLLPDDEIELRIDGLGVLNNTMKSSGLDHSLLATKKMS; encoded by the coding sequence ATGAAAATTGTTTCTTATAAAGCAGATGACACGCATCGAAGTGGACTCATAATCCAGGACCGGGTATATGATATCCAAAAAGGTGGAGAAACCATCGGGGTTGAATTGCCCTCAACCGTTCTAGAGCTCCTTAACCTGGAGGAATCAGGAATGGAGTTCCTTCAAACTCTGAACCTGCGAATCAAACGCGGTCTGGGTGTCTCAGCAGTAAAAAACGCCGAGCTTCTGGCGCCCATCCCATACCCGCCATCATGCAGGGATGCCTATGCTTTCAGGCAACACGTGGCTACTGCCCGCCGTAACCGGGGTGTCCCCATGATCCCTGAATTCGATGAATTTCCCATTTTCTATTTCACCAATCACAATGCCATTTTCGGTCCAGGTGAGGTAGTTGTTGAAGCGGATCATCTGCATAAGCTTGATTTTGAGCTGGAGGTTGCCGTAGTTATTGGGAAGTGGGGTAAAAACATCGCTTCAAAGGATGCAGATGCGTATATCGCAGGTTTCACCATCATGAATGATCTGTCGGCACGTCTGCTTCAGATGGAAGAGATGAAACTCAACCTGGGTCCTGCCAAAGGTAAGGATTTTGCCACCACCATTGGACCCTGGCTGGTCACACCAGATGAACTGGATGATTACAAAATTGAGACTGATTTTGGAGCAACCTATTCCCTGGGAATGCAGGCCTTCCACAATGGAACCCAGATCTCAGATGGGAATATGAAGGATATGACCTGGACCTTTGCTGAAATTATCGAGCGGGCTTCCTATGGGGTGGAGCTTTTCCCAGGCGATGTGATTGGATCAGGCACTGTGGGCAGTGGATGTTATCTGGAATTGAATGGAACGGCTGCTATTGAAGCGAAAGAAGCTGGCGAAGATTTTACACCGGTCTGGTTACTCCCCGATGATGAAATTGAACTTAGGATTGATGGTTTGGGTGTTTTAAATAACACCATGAAGTCAAGTGGTTTGGACCACTCACTGCTTGCCACAAAGAAAATGAGTTAA
- a CDS encoding helix-turn-helix transcriptional regulator, giving the protein MRNNLKLCRLKAGDLTQEQLAEKVGTTRQTILSIEKGRYSPSVGLALRLSQVLGATVEEIFELEE; this is encoded by the coding sequence ATTCGAAATAATTTGAAGTTGTGTCGACTAAAAGCCGGGGATTTGACCCAGGAACAGTTGGCTGAAAAAGTTGGAACCACTCGCCAGACCATTCTCTCTATTGAAAAAGGTCGCTATTCACCATCAGTGGGGTTGGCGTTGCGTCTCTCACAGGTTCTGGGCGCTACCGTAGAAGAAATATTTGAATTGGAGGAGTAG
- a CDS encoding PAS domain S-box protein, whose translation MSQLKKTCPENTELRRFLNSLTDWVWEMDVNGIHTYSNDAVKTILGYEARELIGRHVSMFWPVEDASPEAIKKFNTELKDGVPWRQFRGRFRHKSGEMKILESSAELLFDEDGVLIGFRGIDRDIEESIKHELALEKSNEKYKDLAEKLEWENNFKTLLLDIINHDIMNPVNAIYGISDMLKDELPEDKKIQAINASSLRLIEVISNARALTQISMNEHIDLTELNLSRIVQSAQGEYEKAFAQKGIATKISIPADLSVYANPIIVEVFNNYLSNALKYAGNSTEVSVVAVDDDASILVEVNDEGETLGEDVGLKIFERGVQLDSSQAGDGIGLAIVNRIAKAHNAEVGVRPRSRGGNSFYIKFRKQV comes from the coding sequence ATGTCCCAATTAAAAAAGACCTGTCCAGAAAACACCGAGTTAAGGAGGTTTCTCAACTCCCTAACCGATTGGGTGTGGGAAATGGATGTGAATGGCATCCACACCTATTCCAATGATGCTGTAAAAACGATTCTGGGATATGAAGCCAGGGAATTAATTGGTAGACACGTGAGCATGTTTTGGCCTGTTGAGGATGCCAGTCCCGAAGCAATTAAAAAATTCAATACCGAGCTTAAAGATGGTGTCCCCTGGCGACAGTTCAGAGGTCGATTTCGTCATAAAAGTGGTGAAATGAAAATTCTTGAAAGTTCTGCAGAACTGCTTTTTGATGAAGATGGCGTATTGATTGGTTTTAGAGGAATTGATAGGGATATTGAAGAATCAATCAAACATGAGCTAGCTCTCGAAAAATCAAATGAAAAATACAAAGACCTGGCAGAGAAACTTGAGTGGGAGAACAATTTTAAGACCCTGTTATTAGATATCATTAATCACGATATTATGAATCCAGTCAATGCTATTTATGGTATCTCGGATATGTTGAAGGATGAATTACCTGAGGACAAAAAGATTCAAGCCATTAATGCAAGTAGTCTCAGGCTCATTGAAGTGATTTCAAATGCCCGAGCCCTGACTCAAATATCGATGAATGAACATATCGATCTCACAGAACTCAATCTCTCTAGAATCGTTCAATCTGCTCAGGGTGAGTATGAAAAAGCCTTTGCCCAAAAAGGTATCGCAACCAAGATATCGATCCCAGCAGATCTGTCCGTATATGCAAATCCAATCATTGTTGAAGTCTTCAATAACTATCTTAGCAACGCACTTAAATATGCTGGAAATAGTACTGAAGTCTCTGTTGTGGCAGTAGATGACGATGCATCCATACTGGTTGAAGTTAATGATGAGGGTGAGACGCTTGGTGAGGATGTGGGATTGAAAATATTTGAGCGTGGTGTCCAACTGGATAGTTCTCAAGCAGGTGATGGAATAGGTCTGGCCATTGTGAATCGAATTGCTAAGGCACACAATGCCGAGGTCGGTGTACGCCCCAGATCTCGGGGTGGTAATTCCTTCTATATAAAATTTCGAAAACAGGTTTGA
- a CDS encoding flavin reductase family protein translates to MNEAKSSGFISVDPEQKPLREVHNLLLSGVSPRPIALVSTISEDGIDNLAPFSFFNTFGANPPYIAFSPAYSGKDGSAKDTLLNLEKIPECVVHAVPFDLVEQVSLASTAYGSDLSEFIKAGFDTLASDVVRPKRVKNSPFHMECQVEQIIPLGGKKGSGNLVLCRVVRFHIAEAVMQDGKMTPDALDLVGRNGFNYYTRASGAALFTVDKPTGQGMGIDQLPRGIRESSILSGNDLGKLGSLEELPTPESARQYLGDLGPANIESDYYKLYREGLEHLSSNPTQGKHKIEMAAKASLAAGNTGFAINVLVLHNDL, encoded by the coding sequence GTGAATGAAGCTAAATCCAGTGGGTTTATCAGTGTTGATCCTGAACAGAAACCCCTCAGAGAGGTTCACAATCTATTACTCAGCGGGGTAAGCCCTCGCCCCATTGCTCTGGTTTCGACCATCTCAGAAGACGGCATTGATAATCTCGCTCCATTTTCATTTTTTAACACCTTTGGAGCAAATCCTCCCTACATCGCTTTTTCACCTGCCTATAGTGGCAAGGATGGTTCTGCCAAGGATACCTTGTTAAACCTGGAAAAGATACCGGAGTGTGTGGTCCACGCCGTACCCTTTGACCTGGTGGAGCAGGTAAGCCTGGCTTCTACTGCTTATGGGTCAGACTTGAGTGAGTTTATCAAGGCGGGATTTGATACGCTGGCGTCTGATGTGGTGAGACCAAAACGGGTTAAAAATTCCCCCTTCCATATGGAGTGTCAGGTGGAACAGATTATTCCCCTGGGTGGTAAAAAGGGATCTGGAAATCTGGTATTGTGCCGGGTGGTGAGATTCCATATCGCTGAAGCAGTGATGCAAGATGGAAAAATGACTCCTGATGCTTTAGACCTGGTTGGGCGGAATGGCTTTAATTACTACACACGGGCTTCAGGAGCTGCTCTGTTCACTGTTGATAAACCCACAGGACAGGGCATGGGTATTGATCAGTTACCGAGGGGTATACGAGAATCAAGCATTCTTTCGGGAAATGACCTGGGGAAACTGGGATCATTAGAAGAATTGCCTACCCCAGAATCCGCACGGCAATATTTGGGCGATCTTGGTCCAGCCAACATTGAGTCTGACTACTACAAGCTATATCGTGAGGGATTGGAGCACCTGTCTTCGAACCCAACTCAAGGAAAACATAAGATTGAGATGGCCGCTAAAGCTTCCCTTGCCGCAGGCAATACTGGTTTTGCCATCAATGTTCTCGTGTTACACAATGATTTATAG